The following coding sequences lie in one Aspergillus puulaauensis MK2 DNA, chromosome 3, nearly complete sequence genomic window:
- a CDS encoding 5'-methylthioadenosine/S-adenosylhomocysteine nucleosidase (COG:F;~EggNog:ENOG410PJWB;~InterPro:IPR000845,IPR035994;~PFAM:PF01048;~go_function: GO:0003824 - catalytic activity [Evidence IEA];~go_process: GO:0009116 - nucleoside metabolic process [Evidence IEA]) encodes MEEMDPPKEQAEPVDASNIPLPSAVPREMSRNATNERMAKTDGDLACDELLNSYLDRSDFVSTFSLDIFRKSHPPGYDVKRAARLLSDLPDALWSFAEKLSFNGSELSQRFGVMVCNNSGDIANAVCDYYTNGIADGLTNGGRSLYLTTSVDISSSAAGGQRSLHYSELLEQFPAYRWLVGCARKVLTLDTLGENMIQDIARAFRFESPSSKADCTLPLTLHDVDFVLDWDPRLFLRVQEYAGNSANIFDHVITLTGSLDNAQALTCVQYMRQTWPESSDCVISLFHKLLEGRAQCSSSGSLRDGTVLIGLFDCSKVVVHAQGLHHAIVEIGQQLAWLGAALQSAPDDRIVYCRPEMHNHTFMKTLIYELKFTFRHGQTGQPPRNGRCWHSLFSNPVVVYGFPIRRRHLVKSGLDIPLNILGRLVPSRRIASFGGKVCIKGHCTILMPTKVVDDAVIWHLISNDHGCYMDYTDFRIDAIPGLYPAGIDTNLVGFRHIVGWCPEAEVLTASPGAEYGIEWSGLNRADTGCDLQDVVISRGTVIPNHETLAIGKKDRPPRYEFGEYLHRILSITKKYAVFYDVSTRRAWLVDGASALLHLVRASLMLSSSEDPMQEFVFSPELLEQHPSPEGGPASAISVLKSERNLSQRLHRNMPETFQDRVDAIYHLLEQAYAYQTRVNLQRSAGIAPGRQARRLLEGFDFMDLAADEDHFNARTMSAFDGLPRWHRLAGAINAITLFGRGFGDLLKPKEMVPVCSSWTTVPSGKDYLAARAEDIQTIMRKKGNSSGSPWRVIDDVYWHMPDKLFENCPCIEDYSKERCSHTQALLVGPEIPKHGIVSPIRLEPYGAIIFDGSPVNGLLSTPNISFSSTLSESTLSGFKSPANDSAISVGYSPSSGTHGSGSSKAEGKRPASDWTPVPNPRKRIRRDSSNSSGDINSSERASDIGGRSGNDCFLTFGSSSQGSSADSLWESRVEASIPSRIAGMQNAGGIELDPAEYKVGWICALQIELDAAQKMLDRVHTKGFGHGMDCNLYILGQIGRLNVVLTCLPMGQYGNNIAAVVATRMMNRFPKIAIGLMVGIGGGLPSAKHEIRLGDVVVSIPHLQYGGVVQYDMGKFTSDGFITTGSLKAPPEKLLQVLNFMPRHGSSIAALPDIEYPGAELDRLFESSYAHTGDADTCISCDTQQVVLRPMTRTTTSPHVFYGTIASGNSVVKSPKIREILIQKHGVLCCEMEAAGLMNTKFPCLVIRGISDYADSHKNEIWIEYAAAAAAQYARDLLRAMPADIALSDG; translated from the exons atggaagagatggacCCCCCCAAAGAACAGGCAGAGCCTGTAGATGCGTCAAATATCCCTCTACCTTCAGCTGTACCCCGCGAGATGTCAAGAAATGCAACAAATGAACGGATGGCGAAAACGGATGGCGACCTGGCCTGTGATGAACTCCTCAACAGCTATCTCGACCGCTCGGATTTTGTGTCCACATTTTCGCTGGACATTTTCAGGAAATCCCACCCCCCTGGCTATGATGTGAAAAGGGCGGCCAGGCTGTTGTCGGACCTACCTGATGCTCTTTGGTCTTTCGCGGAAAAACTGAGCTTCAACGGATCCGAGCTTTCCCAAAGGTTTGGGGTGATGGTTTGTAACAATTCAGG CGATATCGCTAACGCCGTATGCGATTACTACACCAACGGAATTGCCGACGGCCTTACTAATGGAGGACGGTCTCTTTACTTAACAACATCGGTCGATATTAGCAGCTCAGCGGCGGGCGGGCAGCGAAGTTTACATTATTCAGAGCTTCTAGAACAGTTCCCTGCGTATAGGTGGTTGGTTGGCTGTGCTCGGAAGGTCCTTACCTTGGACACCCTAGGTGAAAACATGATACAAGATATCGCTCGGGCGTTTCGTTTTGAGTCTCCATCAAGTAAAGCTGATTGCACCCTCCCACTAACTCTGCACGATGTCGATTTCGTACTCGATTGGGATCCGCGGTTATTCCTGCGTGTGCAGGAATATGCGGGTAACTCGGCCAATATTTTCGACCATGTCATCACTTTGACTGGATCCCTGGATAATGCACAGGCACTGACATGTGTCCAGTACATGCGTCAAACATGGCCAGAGAGCTCAGACTGTGTAATCAGTCTCTTTCACAAGTTGTTAGAAGGTAGAGCACAGTGTTCTAGCTCAG GTTCACTCCGAGATGGTACTGTTCTTATAGGATTATTCGATTGTTCCAAAGTAGTGGTTCATGCCCAGGGACTTCACCACGCCATCGTCGAGATAGGACAGCAATTGGCCTGGTTAGGCGCGGCGTTGCAGTCAGCACCCGACGATAGAATTGTATACTGTCGACCAGAGATGCATAACCATACCTTCATGAAAACCCTGATATATGAGCTCAAATTCACCTTCCGGCATGGACAGACTGGACAGCCACCACGCAACGGGCGGTGCTGGCATAGTCTATTCAGCAACCCCGTTGTAGTGTATGGCTTCCCTATTCGACGACGGCACCTGGTGAAATCTGGCTTAGATATCCCACTCAATATCTTAGGCCGGCTCGTGCCATCGCGCCGCATTGCAAGCTTTGGTGGAAAGGTCTGTATCAAGGGTCATTGTACGATCCTCATGCCAACGAAGGTCGTAGATGATGCTGTGATATGGCATCTGATATCCAATGACCATGGATGCTATATGGACTATACCGACTTTCGAATCGACGCCATTCCCGGATTATACCCTGCAGGCATTGACACCAACCTCGTTGGCTTTCGACACATTGTAGGTTGGTGCCCCGAAGCAGAAGTCCTTACAG CATCGCCAGGGGCGGAGTATGGCATCGAATGGTCTGGGCTGAATAGGGCCGACACCGGATGCGACCTTCAAGATGTCGTTATTTCCCGCGGTACCGTAATCCCAAATCATGAAACTCTGGCGATAGGAAAGAAAGACAGGCCTCCTCGTTATGAGTTCGGTGAGTACCTCCACAGAATCTTGTCAATCACCAAGAAATATGCGGTCTTCTACGACGTGTCCACCAGACGAGCCTGGCTTGTCGATGGGGCAAGCGCTCTGCTACACCTGGTCCGGGCATCCCTAATGCTCAGTTCCTCTGAGGACCCGATGCAGGAGTTTGTTTTCAGTCCCGAGTTGCTTGAACAACATCCTAGTCCCGAGGGCGGGCCTGCTTCTGCCATATCCGTTCTGAAAAGTGAAAGGAATTTGAGCCAGCGGCTGCATCGCAACATGCCGGAGACATTTCAGGATAGGGTTGATGCTATATACCATTTATTGGAACAAGCATACGCATATCAAACCCGGGTCAATCTCCAAAGGAGCGCCGGAATAGCCCCTGGTCGCCAGGCCCGAAGGCTGCTGGAAGGATTTGATTTTATGGACCTCGCTGCAGACGAGGATCACTTCAACGCTCGTACAATGAGCGCGTTTGACGGTCTCCCGAGATGGCACAGACTCGCAGGAGCAATAAATGCCATTACTCTATTCGGCAGAGGGTTCGGTGATCTTCTGAAACCAAAGGAGATGGTTCCTGTCTGCTCCTCATGGACCACTGTCCCATCAGGAAAGGATTACCTCGCTGCGAGGGCTGAAGACATTCAGACAATCATGAGGAAAAAGGGCAACAGCTCGGGCTCGCCGTGGCGTGTTATAGACGACGTCTATTGGCATATGCCTGACAAACTATTCGAGAATTGCCCATGCATTGAAGACTATTCGAAGGAACGCTGCAGTCACACTCAAGCACTGCTAGTTGGCCCTGAGATTCCCAAACATGGAATTGTCAGCCCAATTAGATTAGAACCCTACGGCGCTATTATCTTCGACGGCTCCCCTGTAAACGGTCTCCTCTCGACTCCGAATATATCGTTTTCCTCGACCTTGAGCGAATCGACCTTGAGCGGATTCAAGAGCCCTGCCAACGACAGTGCGATTAGTGTTGGATACAGCCCTAGCTCAGGCACGCATGGGAGTGGTTCCTCCAAGGCTGAAGGGAAGCGACCGGCGAGCGACTGGACTCCTGTACCAAATCCCCGGAAACGGATTCGTCGGGACTCCTCAAACTCGAGCGGCGATATAAATAGCTCAGAGAGAGCCTCTGACATCGGCGGCCGATCTGGCAATGACTGTTTCCTGACGTTCGGATCGTCATCCCAGGGCTCATCAGCGGACAGCCTCTGGGAGTCTCGAGTTGAAGCCAGCATCCCCAGTCGCATCGCAGGGATGCAAAATGCGGGAGGTATTGAACTGGACCCGGCGGAATACAAAGTTGGCTGGATTTGTGCACTGCAAATAGAGCTGGATGCGGCGCAGAAAATGCTGGACCGGGTGCACACCAAGGGCTTCGGACACGGAATGGACTGCAACCTCTATATCCTAGGGCAGATCGGCCGGCTGAATGTCGTGCTAACCTGCCTTCCCATGGGCCAATATGGGAATAACATCGCAGCTGTGGTAGCGACGCGCATGATGAATCGGTTCCCTAAGATCGCCATAGGGTTGATGGTCGGCATTGGAGGAGGACTACCAAGCGCGAAGCATGAAATCCGGCTTGGAGATGTGGTTGTCAGCATTCCACATCTTCAGTATGGAGGTGTTGTGCAGTACGATATGGGCAAGTTTACCAGTGACGGCTTTATCACAACGGGATCACTCAAAGCTCCCCCAGAGAAGTTATTGCAGGTGCTTAACTTTATGCCTCGCCACGGTTCCTCGATCGCTGCACTCCCTGATATCGAATACCCTGGGGCCGAACTCGATCGGCTATTTGAATCATCCTATGCTCACACCGGGGATGCCGATACTTGCATCTCCTGTGACACTCAACAGGTCGTGCTACGACCAATGACCCGGACGACCACATCTCCTCACGTCTTTTACGGGACAATAGCCTCCGGAAATTCAGTGGTCAAGAGCCCGAAGATAAGGGAGatcctcatccagaaacaCGGTGTTCTGTGCTGTGAGATGGAAGCCGCGGGCTTGATGAACACAAAGTTTCCATGTCTTGTCATTCGCGGCATCTCGGATTACGCTGATTCGCACAAGAACGAGATATGGATCGAGTACGCAGCCGCGGCGGCGGCTCAATATGCTCGGGATCTTCTTCGGGCAATGCCTGCCGATATTGCGCTTTCGGATGGATGA
- the ENDOGLUCANASE1_1 gene encoding glycoside hydrolase family 12 protein (CAZy:GH12;~COG:G;~EggNog:ENOG410PJJK;~InterPro:IPR002594,IPR013319,IPR013320;~PFAM:PF01670;~SECRETED:SignalP(1-15);~go_function: GO:0004553 - hydrolase activity, hydrolyzing O-glycosyl compounds [Evidence IEA];~go_function: GO:0008810 - cellulase activity [Evidence IEA];~go_process: GO:0000272 - polysaccharide catabolic process [Evidence IEA]) → MKPIHILLPITAAVAQELCEQYGVVSSDGYIVNNNMWGQDSGTGSQCTTVESISSSGVQWHTTWTWSGEGSVKSYPNSGLTFDPVLVSGIGSIPSTAEWSYDNTDIDADVAYDLFTAADQSHETSSGDYELMIWLGRYGAATPIGSQLDSADVGGTTWEIWNGMNEDMEVYSFVASEPVTSFDADIKEFWDYLTDNHSYPADSQYLLTVQFGTEPFTGGESTLTVSQFTASVA, encoded by the exons ATGAAGCCCATTCATATTCTCCTCCCCATTACTGCAGCTGTTGCTCAGGAGCTGTGTGAGCAGTATGGCGTTGTATCGAGCGACGGGTATattgtcaacaacaacatgtGGGGACAAGACTCCGGTACGGGCAGCCAGTGTACAACAGTTGAGAGCATCTCAAGCTCTGGTGTCCAATGGCACACCACCTGGACCTGGTCTGGTGAGGGGAGCGTCAAGAGCTACCCAAACTCCGGTTTGACCTTTGACCCCGTGCTGGTCAGCGGCATTGGAAGCATCCCATCTACCGCAGAGTGGAGCTATGATAATACAGACATCGACGCTGATGTGGCGTACGATCTCTTCACCGCCGCGGATCAGAGCCACGAGACTAGCAGTGGTGACTATGAGCTTATGATCTG GCTCGGCCGGTATGGCGCAGCCACGCCAATTGGTAGCCAGTTGGACAGCGCAGACGTAGGTGGCACTACCTGGGAAATCTGGAACGGCATGAACGAGGACATGGAAGTGTATAGCTTTGTTGCCTCGGAGCCCGTTACGTCCTTTGACGCAGATATCAAAGAGTTCTGGGACTATCTGACCGACAACCACTCTTACCCCGCGGACAGCCAATATCTTCTTA CTGTGCAATTTGGCACTGAACCATTCACTGGTGGCGAGAGTACCTTGACTGTTTCTCAGTTCACGGCGAGCGTGGCATAG
- a CDS encoding DUF3712 domain-containing protein (COG:S;~EggNog:ENOG410PXTB;~InterPro:IPR022185;~PFAM:PF12505;~TransMembrane:1 (i54-80o)) translates to MSEHEERSGPHSHNETPPLKDADENGKTEQDVSEEEEVPLTRAQKVKRHLRRFWYYYLGALVFLIIFLPVFFLVVIPAVAQLVINQSDLVLVDAMVAQPEDTSVILTIQAKINLKVVLPVRIEPVTLGLFDRALGSDAAYAEADIPGQVIKGNYTLGIKDTPTPILNMAAFKAFVHEVVFMEDATLSVTGATNGYLGVLKCPVTIDKDITSPGLNQFKGFSITNGALVKARPDGTNLIGNVTLPNPTVITLDVGTLVLDVKSGDLLIGNATINNVRLVPGSNTFPLNGVLSISTVLDNLGDVLSTQGPSLKAGNLSLNAVTRSITFEGNYVPYYTEVLRTLTLTANIGIADFLKNTIQNMDLGSILSGAKNNSSAKALIDGAESKAKDGGGSGLAGLADSFKRNIHVRDVLQKDHPDNGDIIIESLVRTLDEP, encoded by the exons ATGTCCGAACATGAGGAAAGGTCAGGTCCGCACTCCCATAACGAGACACCCCCGTTGAAGGATGCCGACGAGAATGGCAAGACGGAGCAGGATgtctcggaggaggaggaggtcccATTGACGCGCGCGCAGAAGGTGAAGCGCCATCTGAGGCGCTTTTGGTACTATTACCTTGGGGCGCTTGTCTTCCTTATTATCTTCCTGCCTGTCTT CTTCCTGGTTGTCATCCCAGCAGTCGCACAACTCGTCATCAACCAGTCAGACCTCGTCTTGGTAGATGCCATGGTCGCCCAGCCAGAGGACACCTCAGTCATCCTGACAATCCAAGCCAAGATCAACCTGAAAGTCGTCCTCCCCGTTCGAATCGAGCCCGTTACCTTAGGCCTGTTTGACCGCGCGCTCGGATCGGACGCCGCATACGCCGAGGCCGATATCCCCGGGCAGGTAATCAAGGGCAATTACACACTAGGAATCAAAGACACGCCTACGCCGATCCTCAACATGGCAGCCTTCAAGGCGTTCGTGCACGAGGTCGTCTTCATGGAGGATGCGACTCTCTCCGTGACGGGGGCGACGAATGGATATCTAGGTGTTTTGAAATGTCCTGTCACtatcgacaaggacatcaCGAGTCCCG GCCTCAACCAGTTCAAGGGCTTCAGCATAACCAACGGCGCCCTCGTCAAGGCCCGGCCAGACGGCACAAACCTCATCGGCAACGTAACCCTGCCCAATCCCACCGTCATCACGCTCGACGTCGGCACGCTCGTCCTCGACGTCAAGAGTGGGGATCTCCTGATTGGAAACGCAACGATAAACAACGTCCGACTCGTGCCCGGAAGCAACACCTTCCCCCTCAACGGCGTGCTCTCGATCAGCACCGTCCTGGACAACCTCGGCGACGTCCTATCCACACAAGGGCCCTCCCTCAAAGCCGGGAATCTGAGTCTCAATGCCGTGACCAGGTCGATTACGTTCGAGGGCAATTATGTGCCGTATTACACCGAGGTGCTGCGCACGCTTACCCTGACTGCGAATATCGGGATTGCGGATTTCCTGAAGAACACTATCCAGAATATGGACTTGGGTAGTATTCTCAGTGGAGCGAAGAACAATTCTAGCGCGAAGGCGCTGATTGATGGAGCGGAGAGTAAGGCCaaggatggtggtgggagtgggTTGGCTGGCCTCGCCGATAGTTTCAAGCGCAATATCCATGTTCGGGACGTCCTGCAGAAGGATCACCCTGATAACGgggatattattatagagtCGCTGGTTCGGACGTTGGATGAGCCATAG
- a CDS encoding uncharacterized protein (COG:S;~EggNog:ENOG410PT05), protein MHFLQRGTSTAKVSRITALPTQILYILPKGLANCESSSLHFWSYEYRRPNVDAKAAASPVIASRSSYWEQSWSSSGQLLPTAVDILKCNHLLEGTYDRQPELKLLAKQKWETRVFLVFDISSSSYDPSQGHLPEQNKLPVAIFPLGDKVQAYTANPSAQNKVNRDVARAHNDNGINSLPPFATDYTCGSPFYPSPRDPSLFV, encoded by the coding sequence ATGCATTTCCTTCAAAGGGGTACATCGACAGCTAAGGTCAGTCGCATCACGGCTTTACCGACCCAAATCCTCTATATTTTGCCTAAGGGTCTGGCTAATTGCGAGAGCTCATCACTCCATTTCTGGAGCTACGAATATAGACGTCCAAATGTCGACGCAAAAGCCGCTGCGAGTCCTGTCATTGCCTCAAGGAGTTCATATTGGGAGCAGTCATGGTCTTCTTCGGGCCAATTACTCCCAACAGCCGTCGATATACTCAAATGCAATCATTTATTAGAGGGCACATACGACCGTCAACCTGAACTAAAGCTATTGGCAAAGCAGAAGTGGGAAACTCGCGTCTTCCTTGTTTTCGATATTTCAAGCTCTTCTTATGACCCAAGTCAAGGACATTTACCCGAGCAAAACAAGCTCCCCGTTGCAATTTTCCCGCTAGGAGACAAGGTGCAAGCGTACACGGCAAACCCATCTGCGCAAAACAAGGTGAATAGGGATGTTGCCCGGGCTCACAATGATAATGGTATAAACAGCCTCCCACCATTTGCCACGGATTATACCTGTGGGTCACCGTTTTATCCCAGCCCACGCGATCCGTCATTATTTGTATGA
- a CDS encoding alpha/beta hydrolase family protein (COG:S;~EggNog:ENOG410Q2V2;~InterPro:IPR029058;~SECRETED:SignalP(1-20)) — protein sequence MKGFNRFLGALGGLAIPASASQFPTQNTHTSLGNVSLPVPSLVTFGTGVVGGLFHPIANGDPAKAKIGVLVMHAEQDYTTFYPCTELPVRGYTTLCLNNAQSKTGEMSDLDFETMMSNVGTGVDYLRSNPDIEQVIVWGHSGGGAMMAAYQDVAENGASACNGTEKIYPCSSAMDGLPPADGVLLIDANYGLSTMTLLSINPAITNESTGADSDINPALNIYSKANGWTENGANYTSSFMKQFWTGVAARWNRIQTHAIQRNTLITAGKGDYTDDEGLVIPDANYIGFNNKAITQDTHLLSHTVHKWPLLHKNGRNTTQVVPSVRVASAGIPSAVDSFYTGALKTTITRFLSTFAIRIDASTFGVTADNITGVDWSSSQTAPIASVQGITKPLLAMGNTGHYEYLNAEKIYLAAKSSDKSIGFVEGAQHTIETCTECERVPGEFGDTVKTAFDFMDLWLGEEGRFIGV from the coding sequence ATGAAAGGCTTCAACCGATTCCTAGGAGCCCTGGGCGGCTTGGCcatcccagccagcgccagccagTTCCCAACCCAAAACACGCACACCTCCCTGGGGAATGTGAGCCTCCCAGTCCCATCTCTTGTGACATTCGGCACCGGAGTCGTCGGCGGCCTATTCCATCCCATTGCCAACGGGGAcccagccaaagccaaaatcGGAGTTCTAGTCATGCACGCTGAGCAAGACTACACAACCTTCTACCCGTGCACCGAACTCCCAGTCCGAGGATACACGACCCTCTGCCTCAACAACGCACAAAGCAAGACCGGCGAGATGAGCGACCTCGACTTCGAGACAATGATGAGCAACGTCGGAACAGGAGTGGACTACCTCCGAAGCAACCCAGACATCGAGCAGGTCATCGTCTGGGGCCATTCAGGCGGCGGCGCCATGATGGCCGCGTACCAGGACGTCGCCGAGAACGGCGCCTCAGCCTGTAATGGGACCGAAAAGATCTACCCCTGTTCGAGTGCAATGGACGGCCTCCCGCCCGCCGACGGAGTCCTCCTTATCGATGCGAACTACGGCCTGTCGACCATGACGCTCCTCTCTATCAACCCTGCCATAACGAACGAATCCACCGGTGCAGATAGTGATATCAACCCCGCCCTCAACATCTACAGCAAGGCCAACGGCTGGACCGAAAACGGAGCAAACTACACATCCTCATTCATGAAACAGTTCTGGACCGGTGTCGCCGCACGCTGGAATCGCATCCAGACGCACGCAATACAGCGCAATACCCTGATAACCGCCGGGAAGGGAGACTACACTGACGACGAGGGCCTGGTGATTCCCGATGCGAATTATATCGGGTTTAACAACAAGGCTATTACCCAGGATACACACCTTCTGTCGCATACCGTCCATAAGTGGCCTCTGCTCCATAAGAACGGGCGCAATACCACGCAGGTCGTTCCCAGTGTACGCGTTGCGTCGGCTGGTATCCCCAGCGCGGTAGATTCATTCTACACCGGTGCGTTGAAGACAACAATTACGCGATTCCTGTCTACATTCGCCATCCGGATTGACGCGTCCACCTTTGGTGTCACGGCGGACAATATCACAGGCGTGGACTGGTCCTCGTCCCAGACGGCGCCGATTGCGAGTGTGCAGGGCATTACGAAGCCGTTGCTGGCGATGGGGAATACGGGACACTATGAGTATTTGAATGCGGAGAAAATCTATCTCGCTGCCAAGTCGAGCGATAAGTCGATTGGGTTTGTGGAGGGGGCGCAGCATACGATTGAGACTTGTACGGAGTGTGAGAGGGTTCCGGGGGAGTTTGGGGATACGGTCAAGACGGCGTTTGATTTTATGGATTTGTggttgggggaggaggggaggtttATCGGGGTATAA
- a CDS encoding uncharacterized protein (SECRETED:SignalP(1-18)) — MKIAAVMSALMAAGLVAGAPPAPRPTDLSNPPPHNGPNVAVAGNGKRDEHPPPPKPTDNNPPPHHDGGNGNGKRGDVPPPPKPTDGEFPPHKGDGNGKRGDIPPPPKPTDGELPPPKDDGHDNGKRGDIPPPPKPTDDHHPPKGDGKRDQLPPPPKPTDGEVPPPHDNGKRGDVPPPPKPTDGELPPPKDDGHDNGKRGDIPPPPKPTDGQAPPPKDDGHDNGKRGDVPPPPKPTDGQAPPPKEDGDDNGKRGDIPPPPKPTDGQAPPPKDDGHDNGKRGDIPPPPKPTDGQLPPAPTVV, encoded by the exons ATGAAGATCGCAGCTGTTATGTCCGCCTTGATGGCCGCTGGCCTGGTTGCTGGTGCTCCTCCGGCGCCTC GCCCAACTGACCTCTCCAACCCGCCTCCTCACAATGGCCCTAACGTCGCTGTTGCTGGCAACGGCAAGCGTGACGAgcaccctcctccgcccaagCCCACCGacaacaacccccctccTCACCACGATGGTGGAAACGGCAACGGCAAGCGTGGAGATGtgccccctccccccaagCCTACCGACGGTGAATTCCCGCCTCATAAGGGAGATGGAAACGGCAAGCGTGGTGACATCCCGCCCCCTCCTAAGCCTACCGACGGCGAGCTCCCTCCTCCTAAGGACGATGGCCACGACAACGGAAAGCGTGGCGATATCCCACCTCCCCCGAAGCCTACAGACGATCACCACCCACCCAAGGGAGATGGCAAGCGTgaccagcttcctcctcctcccaagccCACCGACGGAGAGGTTCCCCCTCCCCACGACAACGGAAAGCGTGGCGATGTCCCGCCCCCTCCTAAGCCTACTGATGGcgagcttcctcctcccaaggaTGATGGCCACGACAACGGCAAGCGTGGTGacatccctcctccccccaaGCCCACCGACGGCCAGGCCCCTCCTCCTAAGGATGATGGCCATGACAACGGAAAGCGTGGCGAtgtccctcctccccctaAGCCTACCGATGGCCAGGCTCCCCCTCccaaggaagatggcgaCGACAACGGCAAGCGTGGTGacatccctcctccccccaaGCCCACCGACGGCCAggcccctcctcccaaggaTGATGGCCATGACAACGGAAAGCGTGGTGacatccctcctccccctaAACCCACCGACGGCCAGCTCCCTCCCGCTCCTACCGTGGTTTGA
- a CDS encoding thermophilic desulfurizing enzyme family protein (COG:I;~EggNog:ENOG410PGUT;~InterPro:IPR013107,IPR037069,IPR009100,IPR036250, IPR013786;~PFAM:PF02771,PF08028;~TransMembrane:1 (i244-266o);~go_function: GO:0016627 - oxidoreductase activity, acting on the CH-CH group of donors [Evidence IEA];~go_function: GO:0050660 - flavin adenine dinucleotide binding [Evidence IEA];~go_process: GO:0055114 - oxidation-reduction process [Evidence IEA]) yields MATNVPATDPAVYDSYQAKWSSLPDTAEAWLARAREVADVLAQDAAQRDQENKSPRAEVALLKHSGLLKLLGPKKYGGGEQPWSVGYQAIREVAKADGSIGMLLGYHLLWSTTANVVGTPEQIERTHELIISNNYFVGGAVNPRDSDLKITSDGDHIVFNGAKHFNTGGVVSDLTVLEGVLDGTEGHIFALVETRQAGIQFAHNWHNIGLRLTESGGVKIENVRVPWIDALGWDASSKKPREDILLTSFAALLLPTIQLVFSNFYLGIAIGSLEFASKYSTANTRPWPFGGDNKDAATDEFYILERYGNFFAHLRATESLADRAGEQLSALYQKYSGNRPALTADERGEVAEWVASVKVVTTDVGLRVTSGVFEVTGARATALKVGLDRFWRDIRTHTLHDPVAYKNRELGRYALLKEYPTPSWYT; encoded by the exons ATGGCAACAAACGTCCCAGCCACAGACCCCGCAGTGTATGATTCATACCAGGCGAAATGGTCTTCCCTTCCTGATACCGCGGAGGCATGGCTAGCCAGGGCGCGCGAGGTAGCTGACGTCCTTGCGCAGGATGCAGCGCAAAGAGACCAGGAGAACAAATCCCCGCGTGCAGAAGTTGCACTACTTAAACATTCTGGcctgctgaagctgctcgGACCGAAGAAGTATGGTGGTGGAGAACAGCCGTGGAGTGTTGGATACCAGGCTATCCGGGAGGTTGCAAAGGCAGATGG GTCCATTGGGATGCTCCTAGGCTACCACCTGCTGTGGTCCACAACGGCAAACGTCGTCGGGACACCAGAGCAGATCGAGCGGACGCACgagctcatcatctccaacaACTACTTCGTCGGCGGTGCTGTGAATCCTCGCGATAGTGATCTGAAGATTACATCCGACGGCGACCATATCGTCTTCAACGGGGCGAAGCACTTTAACACTGGAGGCGTTGTCTCTGACCTCACAGTACTCGAGGGTGTGCTTGACGGCACAGAAGGCCACATATTCGCTCTAGTCGAGACCCGGCAGGCAGGAATCCAGTTCGCGCATAACTGGCACAATATTGGCCTGCGTCTGACCGAATCCGGCGGCGTGAAGATCGAGAACGTCCGAGTTCCCTGGATAGATGCACTGGGCTGGGATGCTTCGAGCAAGAAGCCGCGAGAGGATATCCTGTTAACCTCGTTCGCCGCGTTACTTCTCCCCAC TATCCAACTCGTCTTCAGCAACTTCTACCTCGGAATCGCCATCGGGTCTCTGGAATTCGCATCCAAGTACTCAACAGCCAACACCCGCCCCTGGCCATTCGGAGGGGACAACAAGGACGCCGCAACCGACGAATTCTACATTCTGGAGCGTTACGGCAACTTCTTCGCACACCTGCGCGCTACAGAGTCCCTGGCCGACCGTGCGGGAGAGCAACTCTCCGCACTGTACCAGAAGTACAGCGGTAACCGACCTGCCCTAACCGCCGACGAACGAGGAGAGGTGGCCGAATGGGTGGCCAGTGTCAAGGTCGTCACGACGGATGTTGGGCTGCGCGTTACGTCGGGGGTGTTTGAGGTTACGGGGGCGAGGGCGACGGCGTTGAAGGTGGGATTGGATCGGTTCTGGAGGGATATCAGGACGCATACATTGCATGATCCGGTGGCGTATAAGAATCGCGAATTGGGGAGGTATGCGCTGCTGAAGGAGTATCCGACGCCGTCGTGGTATACATAG